In Capsicum annuum cultivar UCD-10X-F1 chromosome 11, UCD10Xv1.1, whole genome shotgun sequence, one genomic interval encodes:
- the LOC107847768 gene encoding pentatricopeptide repeat-containing protein At5g57250, mitochondrial encodes MILVSLLKSGITPTTTHFNQFLLFLSQSKKFKLIIHLFKSNQFKPNSNSHRIFIQAKKRLVNSSIQQLCETRNPGKALSTLQDCLVSDGFLLSSYTFSSLIYSLCSKGRMDEAIEVLQSMNSEKNRYPFDNFVCSCVISGFLSVGNADIAVKFFENAVSLGCLKPNIVTYTGLVSAYCRLGRINEISDLVAKMGMDGLELDGVFYCNWIYGYFREGGIEEALCRYTEMVCRRIELDVIGYTILIDGFSKEGHVEKAVGFLYRMRKHSLQPNLVTLTAVILGFCKKGKMCEAFAVFKLVEDLQIEADEFVYAVLIDGVCRKGDIERAFELLGEMEKKGIKPSVVTYNTIINGLCKAGRMIEADDVSKGIPGDIITYSTLLHGYIEEENVTGMLETKNRIEAAAVSLDVTMCNLLIKGLFMVGLFEDALAIYKKISEMGLTSNSVTYCTMIEGYSKVGMIDEALEMFDQFRKTSTTSAACYNCTIQGLCKNDMPDMAAEVFIELIDRGLPLSTRIYMMLVKKLFGVKGAHGVLDLFQRLGRAVHEKFCSMCTDSVSFLCNKGLSEAAFDLLMVIQRNGFVLSKKSYYLIMRSLLCGGKTFLTGLLLTTFIKNYGMFELRTKEILVYFLCIKNVETALQFLATMKGDISEVTFPAEVLRTLTKGGRYLDAFNLVVGAGDKLPLLDVVDYSIVIDGLCKGGHIDKALYLCNFAKNNGVSFNIVTYNSVINGLCRQGCMFEAFRLFDSLEKDDIVPSEITYGILIDTLSKEGLLEDARRLFEEMSLKNLRPSTHIYNSLIDGCSKFGLVEETLKLLLDLQAKDLIPDEFTVSAVLNSYCQKGDMEGALGFFSEFKTRGTLPDFLGFMYLVRGLCNKGRMEESRCILREMFQSKSVIDLLGRVESEIGTESIGSFLSLLCEQGSIQEAVNILNEVVSMFFPVREKRVDYKDLFCKYKTDIDSRSCESRRLVKASNSRHNQDTQVTQLFDFNSYYCRIAFLCSKGKYDNANEVAKIVTGFT; translated from the coding sequence ATGATTCTTGTTTCTCTATTAAAGAGTGGTATCACTCCCACCACCACACACTTCAACCAGTTCCTCCTCTTCCTTTCCcaatccaaaaaattcaaactcaTTATCCACTTATTCAAATCCAATCAATTCAAACCAAACTCCAATTCACACAGAATTTTCATACAAGCCAAAAAAAGACTTGTTAATTCATCAATTCAACAACTCTGTGAAACAAGAAACCCCGGAAAGGCGCTTTCTACACTCCAAGATTGTTTAGTAAGTGATGGGTTTTTGCTTTCTTCGTATACGTTTTCGTCATTGATTTACTCTTTGTGTAGTAAAGGAAGGATGGATGAGGCAATTGAAGTGTTGCAGTCGATGAATAGTGAGAAAAATAGATACCCTTTTGATAATTTTGTATGTAGTTGTGTGATTTCCGGGTTTTTGAGTGTTGGAAATGCTGATATTGCGGTTAAGTTTTTCGAAAATGCTGTGAGTTTAGGTTGTTTGAAGCCTAATATTGTTACTTATACGGGATTAGTAAGTGCTTATTGTAGGTTGGGAAGGATCAACGAGATCTCTGATTTGGTTGCTAAGATGGGGATGGATGGATTAGAATTGGATGGTGTGTTTTATTGTAATTGGATTTATGGATATTTTAGGGAAGGAGGAATTGAAGAGGCGCTCTGTAGATACACTGAGATGGTGTGTAGGAGAATTGAGTTGGATGTAATAGGATATACGATACTTATTGATGGGTTTTCAAAGGAGGGACATGTGGAGAAAGCAGTTGGGTTTCTGTACAGGATGAGAAAACACAGTCTGCAACCTAATTTGGTTACTCTTACAGCGGTGATATTAGGATTTTGCAAGAAAGGGAAAATGTGTGAGGCGTTTGCTGTGTTTAAGTTGGTTGAAGATTTGCAGATTGAAGCGGATGAGTTTGTGTATGCGGTGTTAATTGATGGTGTGTGCAGGAAGGGTGACATAGAACGTGCTTTTGAACTGCTAGGTGAAATGGAGAAGAAAGGTATAAAACCTAGTGTTGTGACATATAACACCATTATTAATGGGTTGTGCAAAGCAGGGAGGATGATTGAGGCTGATGATGTCTCTAAGGGAATCCCCGGAGATATTATTACATACAGTACGTTGTTACATGGTTATATCGAAGAAGAAAATGTCACGGGAATGCTggaaacaaaaaatagaattGAAGCAGCTGCTGTTTCTCTGGATGTTACTATGTGCAACTTGCTTATAAAAGGCCTATTTATGGTGGGGTTGTTTGAGGATGCTCTTGCCATATATAAGAAAATATCGGAGATGGGCTTGACTTCCAATTCTGTTACTTACTGCACAATGATTGAAGGTTACTCAAAAGTAGGAATGATAGATGAGGCACTTGAAATGTTTGATCAATTTCGGAAGACATCTACAACTTCAGCTGCGTGTTACAATTGCACGATTCAGGGGCTCTGTAAGAATGACATGCCGGACATGGCAGCTGAAGTATTCATTGAACTAATAGATCGAGGTCTGCCTTTAAGTACAAGGATCTATATGATGTTGGTCAAAAAGCTCTTTGGTGTTAAGGGTGCTCATGGAGTGTTAGATTTGTTTCAGAGATTGGGAAGAGCTGTGCATGAAAAATTTTGTTCAATGTGTACTGATTCTGTTTCTTTCTTGTGCAACAAAGGATTATCAGAGGCTGCATTCGATCTATTAATGGTGATCCAAAGAAATGGTTTTGTACTAAGCAAGAAATCTTACTATCTTATAATGAGATCTCTTCTCTGTGGTGGCAAAACTTTTTTGACTGGCCTCCTTTTGACAACATTCATAAAGAATTATGGGATGTTTGAGCTTAGAACAAAGGAGATACTTGTGTACTTTCTTTGCATTAAAAATGTAGAAACTGCGCTTCAGTTTCTTGCTACTATGAAAGGTGACATATCTGAGGTAACTTTTCCTGCCGAAGTTTTGAGGACACTGACAAAAGGTGGCCGATATCTGGATGCTTTTAACCTTGTTGTGGGAGCGGGAGACAAGCTACCGCTCTTGGATGTGGTTGACTACTCAATTGTTATTGACGGCCTCTGCAAAGGAGGACATATTGACAAGGCGTTATATCTTTGTAATTTTGCCAAGAATAATGGAGTTTCTTTCAATATTGTAACCTATAACTCAGTTATCAATGGGCTGTGTCGTCAAGGGTGTATGTTTGAAGCTTTTCGGTTATTTGATTCATTAGAAAAGGATGATATTGTTCCTTCAGAAATCACATATGGGATACTCATTGACACTTTATCAAAAGAAGGTCTTTTAGAGGACGCTAGGAGGTTGTTTGAGGAAATGTCCCTAAAGAATCTTAGACCGAGTACTCACATATACAATTCATTAATTGATGGATGCAGCAAGTTTGGTCTAGTTGAGGAAACCTTGAAGCTTCTCCTTGATTTACAAGCTAAAGACCTAATACCAGATGAATTCACTGTCAGTGCTGTACTTAATAGCTATTGTCAGAAGGGTGACATGGAGGGAGCTCTTGGGTTCTTTTCTGAGTTCAAAACAAGAGGTACACTTCCTGATTTCTTGGGTTTCATGTACTTGGTGAGAGGCTTATGTAATAAAGGCAGGATGGAAGAATCTCGATGCATTTTGAGAGAGATGTTTCAATCAAAATCTGTTATTGATCTTCTTGGGAGAGTTGAAAGCGAGATTGGAACAGAGTCTATTGGAAGTTTTCTTTCTCTGTTGTGTGAGCAAGGAAGCATCCAAGAGGCAGTTAATATTCTCAATGAAGTGGTGTCCATGTTTTTCCCTGTTAGAGAGAAGAGAGTCGATTATAAAGACTTATTCTGCAAATACAAAACAGATATAGACTCCAGATCATGTGAGAGTCGGAGACTGGTGAAGGCATCAAACAGCCGTCACAACCAAGACACTCAAGTAACCCAGTTGTTCGACTTCAATTCTTATTATTGTCGTATTGCTTTCTTGTGTTCAAAAGGGAAGTATGATAATGCTAATGAAGTGGCAAAAATTGTTACTGGTTTTACGTAG